Proteins from one Haemorhous mexicanus isolate bHaeMex1 chromosome 34, bHaeMex1.pri, whole genome shotgun sequence genomic window:
- the LOC132340933 gene encoding protein Wiz-like isoform X2, with protein sequence MEESAPPFPQRLGDGGRALLMPPEPGPEPAFLQDAKAAAQSAAPPGTRLEEEDAFYGGAEEEPAAAGPELREEPSDFFSSLARHEPDVALEAHDEADEPDPALSGAVPAAAHRTQLGPAPEEQPAFPRALFRPLAVAVSWAARPAEGTDQSTLEPRPGPGDSPVSAGHRAEPPDGRRAEPPSAEEQHPQKEPKHPEGLGAERGRGGVRRPEWISRSPSPSFPEPRPAPDGAAGSAFGREAAPASRRAKAKASESCRRKAAPAEPEPAEPGPAAEWTLPEADAVGKQSWTVNAEDSVEWLLPEPAEVRPYVCGVLLEEPPKDEELEQDEENPSVFTCIECSIYFRRKEHLLEHMLQHNRGAERGADAPAGRCRFCCGECGWAFAEPAALERHKRLHQESREKIIEEIQKLNEFPDEGREARLQCPKCVFGTNSSKIFVQHAKMHVKERKEHASRSSGLFGELRDGAGHGLYKPFRADELPTAAAPPGKAPSACVLCGFPAPNEHILKEHLRYAHSHFSWQAESFEDDPNQPGTSRDSYSPARPARFADAEVFGKAERSFPERLFPLPCREGSSSLYDPTPPAFALGQPRLDKSDQGATKKELQGFHHARKAAPYSHQSLPSAGFSMSKGFSHSALQQLRKRAATQQLEGDGDNLRGHHAGLEEPRHRWAPEELDPGDGRAAAGAVTVPRAALELKRTFGATLRATDPAVASEEQRQQLRMTVPVVVLEEMSAHPRAAKRPRGKPLKKKLFPPREFLLEEPLPLDVLLLDAPLEGPLELEELLDSEATMLKNEERKCPYCPDRFHNGIGLANHVRGHLNRVGVSYNVRHFISAEEVKAIEQKFSFQKKKKKVANFDPGTFSLMRCEFCGAGFDTRAGLSSHARAHLRDFGITNWELTVSPIHILKELLATAPEHPALLRAIGPSPGRELQRDLHADLHADLHPDLHPDLHLDLHQDLHQDLHHDLHQDFHHDLHHDLHRDLHRDLPKSAPFPPPWGDELLQPYRDVLAPDEDELVAMEVTSPPPIPKKSSSSALEPPPPRLGTKLSPEPPGSKAEPQDAKASSLTTCEVCGACFETRKGLSSHARSHLRQLGVAESESSGAPIDLLYELVRHKPKAEGPALAKKSAGGSPKEPAAPRPPLLLLPKPEGALNKAIKSPPGFAKALGRPGSPALRKVPAALPGSPKAGEEKGAKLALSPLPAEGKWAPEEDGPLNLTSGSEPCRDIRCEFCGEFFENRKGLSSHARSHLRQMGVTEWYVNGSPIDTLREILTRRRSGHPKPLAKSLLGGLAPLEPPRAPPELHLPGLAKKVPAPLSPPGPAPGAASPPPTARKMFPGLSAPSLQKKLKQDQLRVEIKRELMAGGGGGGGGAGIHPGEAPAPPDPAWAAHEEMAPLNLSSRADPVRDIRCEFCGEFFENRKGLSSHARSHLRQMGVTEWSVNGSPIDTLREILRKKSKPCLIKKEPPPPPGLEPGPGPGEEGAEPKAPPGPAPGKALPPGLALGKPGSGLALAPLGSKGAPGAFLAAKRPLGDERLGGHGEAKHKAFELGFKAKALHDKASAEACCELCGLYFENRKALASHARAHLRHFGHCPYPIFTILTPFFQC encoded by the exons CCCCGCGCCCGAGGAGCAGCCGGCGTTCCCGCGGGCGCTGTTCCGGCCGCTGGCCGTGGCCGTGTCCTGGGCCGCGCGCCCGGCCGAAGGCACCGACCAAAGCACTTTAGAgccgcggcccggccccggcgaCTCGCCGGTCAGCGCCGGCCACCGGGCCGAGCCCCCGGACGGCCGCCGGGCCGAGCCGCCGTCCGCCGAggagcagcacccccagaagGAACCAAAGCACCCGGAAGGGCTCGGCGCCGAGCGCGGCCGCGGGGGCGTCCGGCGGCCGGAGTGGAtctccaggagccccagcccgTCCTTCCCGGAGCCGCGCCCGGCGCCGGACGGAGCGGCCGGCTCGGCCTTCGGCCGGGAAGCGGCGCCGGCGTCGCGCAGAGCCAAAGCCAAAGCCTCGGAGAGCTGCCGGCGGAAAGCGGCGCCGGCCGAGCCGGAGCCGGCCGAGCCGGGCCCCGCGGCCGAGTGGACGCTGCCCGAGGCGGACGCGGTGGGCAAGCAGTCGTGGACGGTGAACGCCGAGGACTCGGTGGAGTGGCTGCTGCCGGAGCCGGCCGAGGTGCGGCCGTACGTGTGcggggtgctgctggaggagccccCCAAGGacgaggagctggagcaggacgAGGAGAACCCCAGCGTGTTCACCTGCATCGAGTGCAGCATCTACTTCCGCCGCAAGGAGCACCTGCTGGAGCACATGCTGCAGCACAACCGCGGCGCCGAGCGCGGCGCCGACGCGCCCGCCGGCCGCTGCCGCTTCTGCTGCGGCGAGTGCGGCTGGGCCTTCGCCGAGCCGGCGGCGCTGGAGCGGCACAAGAGGCTCCACCAGGAGTCCCGCGAGAAGATCATCGAGGAGATCCAGAAGCTGAACGAGTTCCCGGACGAGGGGCGCGAGGCGCGGCTGCAGTGCCCCAAATGCGTTTTCGGCACCAACTCCTCCAAGATCTTCGTGCAGCACGCCAAGATGCACGtcaaggagaggaaggagcacGCCTCCAGGAGCTCCGGCCTCTTCGGAGAGCTCCGCGACGGCGCCGGGCACGGCCTCTACAAACCCTTCCGAGCCGACGAGCTGCCGacggcggcggcgccgcccgGCAAAGCGCCGAGCGCCTGCGTCCTCTGCGGCTTCCCGGCACCCAACGAGCACATCCTCAAGGAGCACCTGAGATACGCCCACTCCCACTTCTCCTGGCAGGCCGAGAGCTTCGAGGACGATCCCAACCAGCCCGGCACCAGCCGCGATTCCTAcagccccgcccggcccgcccgcTTCGCCGACGCCGAGGTTTTCGGCAAAGCCGAGAGAAGCTTCCCGGAGCGGCTCTTCCCGCTGCCGTGCCGGGAAGGTTCCTCCTCCCTCTACGACCCCACCCCGCCCGCCTTCGCCTTGGGCCAGCCCAGGTTGGACAAGAGCGACCAAGGGGCCACCAAGAAGGAGCTTCAGGGCTTCCACCACGCCAGGAAGGCGGCGCCGTACTCCCACCAAAGTCTGCCGTCGGCCGGGTTCTCCATGTCCAAAGGCTTCTCGCACTCGgcgctgcagcagctgaggaagagAGCGGCcacccagcagctggagggcgATGGGGACAACCTCCGCGGCCACCACGCGGGCCTGGAGGAGCCGCGGCACAGGTGGGCACCCGAGGAGCTGGACCCGGGGGACGGCCGGGCCGCCGCCGGCGCCGTCACCGTCCCTCGGGCCGCGCTGGAGCTCAAGAGGACTTTCGGGGCCACCCTGAGGGCCACGGACCCGGCGGTGGCCTCGGaggagcagcggcagcagctgaggatgaCGGTGCCCGTGGTGGTCCTGGAGGAGATGAGCGCCCACCCCAGGGCCGCCAAGAGGCCGCGGGGGAAGCCCCTCAAGAAGAAGCTTTTCCCGCCGCGGGAGTTCCTGCTGGAGGAACCCCTTCCCCTGGATGTTCTCCTGCTGGACGCGCCCCTGGAGGGTCCCCTGGAgctcgaggagctgctggactCAGAGGCCACCATGCTGAAGAACGAGGAGAGGAAATGTCCCTACTGCCCCGACCGCTTCCACAACGGCATCGGCCTGGCCAACCACGTGCGCGGCCACCTCAACCGCGTCGGCGTCAGCTACAACGTGCGGCACTTCATCTCCGCCGAGGAGGTCAAGGCCATCGAGCAGAAGTTCTCCTtccagaagaagaagaaaaaag TGGCCAACTTCGACCCGGGCACCTTCAGCCTGATGCGCTGCGAGTTCTGCGGCGCCGGCTTCGACACGAGGGCGGGGCTGTCGAGCCACGCCCGCGCCCACCTGCGCGACTTCGGCATCACCAACTGGGAGCTGACCGTGTCCCCCATCCACATCCTCAAGGAGCTCCTGGCCACCGCCCCCGAGCACCCGGCGCTGCTGCGCGCCATCGGGCCCTCGCCGGGCCGCGAGCTCCAGCGGGACCTCCACGCCGACCTCCACGCCGACCTCCACCCCGACCTCCACCCGGATCTCCACCTGGATCTCCATCAGGATCTCCATCAGGATCTCCATCATGATCTCCATCAGGATTTCCACCATGATCTCCACCATGATCTGCACCGGGATCTGCACCGGGATCTGCCGAAATCGGCGCCGTTCCCGCCGCCCTGGGGGGacgagctcctgcagccctaCAGGGATG TGCTGGCTCCCGACGAGGACGAGTTGGTGGCCATGGAAGTGACATCCCCTCCCCccatccccaaaaaatcctcgAGCTCGGCGCTggagccgcccccgccccgcctcGGGACCAAGCTcagcccggagccccccggcAGCAAAGCCGAGCCCCAGGATGCCAAAG cctCCAGCCTGACCACCTGCGAGGTGTGCGGCGCCTGCTTCGAGACGCGCAAGGGGCTCTCCAGCCACGCCCGCTCCCACCTGCGCCAGCTGGGCGTGGCCGAGTCCGAGAGCTCGGGGGCTCCCATCGACCTCCTGTACGAGCTGGTGCGCCACAAGCCCAAGGCCGAGGGCCCCGCGCTGGCCAAGAAATCGGCCGGCGGCTCCCCCAAGGAGCCGGcggcgccgcgcccgccgctgctgctgctgcccaagcccGAGGGCGCCCTCAACAAGGCCATCAAGTCCCCGCCGGGTTTCGCCAAGGCCCTGGGCCGGCCGGGCTCGCCCGCGCTCCGCAAGGTgccggcggcgctgccgggCTCGCCCAAGGcgggggaggagaagggggcCAAGCTGGCGCTGAGCCCCCTGCCCGCCGAGGGCAAGTGGGCGCCCGAGGAGGACGGGCCGCTCAACCTCA CCTCGGGCTCGGAGCCGTGCCGCGACATCCGCTGCGAGTTCTGCGGGGAGTTCTTTGAGAACCGCAAGGGGCTCTCGAGCCACGCGCGCTCGCACCTGCGCCAGATGGGCGTGACCGAGTGGTACGTGAACGGCTCCCCCATCGACACCCTGCGCGAGATCCTCACCCGCCGCCGCTCGGGCCACCCCAAGCCCCTGGCCAAGAGCCTGCTGGGCGGGCTGGCCCCGCTGGAGCCGCCGCGGGCGCCGCCCGAGCTGCACCTGCCCGGGCTGGCCAAGAAGGTGCCGGCGCCGCTGAGCCCCCCGGGGCCGGCCCCCGGCGCCGCCTCGCCGCCGCCCACGGCCAGGAAGATGTTCCCGGGGCTCTCGGCGCCCTCCCTGCAGAAGAAGCTCAAGCAGGACCAGCTCAGGGTGGAGATCAAGCGGGAGCTGatggctgggggaggaggaggaggaggaggagccggGATCCATCCCGGGGAGGCGCCGGCGCCGCCGGACCCGGCCTGGGCAGCGCACGAGGAGATGGCGCCGCTCAACCTCT cctcccggGCGGACCCGGTGCGCGACATCCGCTGCGAGTTCTGCGGGGAGTTCTTTGAGAACCGCAAGGGGCTCTCGAGCCACGCGCGCTCGCACCTGCGCCAGATGGGGGTGACCGAGTGGTCGGTGAACGGCTCCCCCATCGACACCCTGCGCGAGATCCTCAGGAAGAAATCCAAACCCTGCCTCATCAAGaaggagccgccgccgccgccggggctggagccgggcccggggccgggCGAGGAGGGCGCGGAGCCCAAAGCGCCGCCGGGGCCGGCTCCGGGCAAGGCGCTGCCCCcggggctggccctgggcaaGCCGGGCTcggggctggccctggcaccGCTGGGCTCCAAGGGAGCCCCCGGGGCCTTCCTGGCTGCCAAGAGGCCGCTGGGCGACGAGAGGCTGGGCGGGCACGGCGAGGCCAAGCACAAAGCCTTCGAGCTGGGCTTCAAGGCCAAGGCCCTGCACGACAAGGCCT cagcagaagcctgcTGCGAGCTCTGCGGGCTGTACTTTGAGAACAGGAAGGCTCTGGCCAGCCACGCCCGGGCGCACCTGCGGCACTTTGGGCACTGCCCATACCCCATTTTCACTATTTTAACCCCATTTTTTCAGTGCTAA
- the LOC132340933 gene encoding protein Wiz-like isoform X7 — protein sequence MEESAPPFPQRLGDGGRALLMPPEPGPEPAFLQDAKAAAQSAAPPGTRLEEEDAFYGGAEEEPAAAGPELREEPSDFFSSLARHEPDVALEAHDEADEPDPALSGAVPAAAHRTQLGPAPEEQPAFPRALFRPLAVAVSWAARPAEGTDQSTLEPRPGPGDSPVSAGHRAEPPDGRRAEPPSAEEQHPQKEPKHPEGLGAERGRGGVRRPEWISRSPSPSFPEPRPAPDGAAGSAFGREAAPASRRAKAKASESCRRKAAPAEPEPAEPGPAAEWTLPEADAVGKQSWTVNAEDSVEWLLPEPAEVRPYVCGVLLEEPPKDEELEQDEENPSVFTCIECSIYFRRKEHLLEHMLQHNRGAERGADAPAGRCRFCCGECGWAFAEPAALERHKRLHQESREKIIEEIQKLNEFPDEGREARLQCPKCVFGTNSSKIFVQHAKMHVKERKEHASRSSGLFGELRDGAGHGLYKPFRADELPTAAAPPGKAPSACVLCGFPAPNEHILKEHLRYAHSHFSWQAESFEDDPNQPGTSRDSYSPARPARFADAEVFGKAERSFPERLFPLPCREGSSSLYDPTPPAFALGQPRLDKSDQGATKKELQGFHHARKAAPYSHQSLPSAGFSMSKGFSHSALQQLRKRAATQQLEGDGDNLRGHHAGLEEPRHRWAPEELDPGDGRAAAGAVTVPRAALELKRTFGATLRATDPAVASEEQRQQLRMTVPVVVLEEMSAHPRAAKRPRGKPLKKKLFPPREFLLEEPLPLDVLLLDAPLEGPLELEELLDSEATMLKNEERKCPYCPDRFHNGIGLANHVRGHLNRVGVSYNVRHFISAEEVKAIEQKFSFQKKKKKGMANFDPGTFSLMRCEFCGAGFDTRAGLSSHARAHLRDFGITNWELTVSPIHILKELLATAPEHPALLRAIGPSPGRELQRDLHADLHADLHPDLHPDLHLDLHQDLHQDLHHDLHQDFHHDLHHDLHRDLHRDLPKSAPFPPPWGDELLQPYRDVLAPDEDELVAMEVTSPPPIPKKSSSSALEPPPPRLGTKLSPEPPGSKAEPQDAKASSLTTCEVCGACFETRKGLSSHARSHLRQLGVAESESSGAPIDLLYELVRHKPKAEGPALAKKSAGGSPKEPAAPRPPLLLLPKPEGALNKAIKSPPGFAKALGRPGSPALRKVPAALPGSPKAGEEKGAKLALSPLPAEGKWAPEEDGPLNLTSGSEPCRDIRCEFCGEFFENRKGLSSHARSHLRQMGVTEWYVNGSPIDTLREILTRRRSGHPKPLAKSLLGGLAPLEPPRAPPELHLPGLAKKVPAPLSPPGPAPGAASPPPTARKMFPGLSAPSLQKKLKQDQLRVEIKRELMAGGGGGGGGAGIHPGEAPAPPDPAWAAHEEMAPLNLSSRADPVCDIRWLGAHPEDFGELILVILGCSSRGFWDALSSSRNLGTQDPIPRDSFPL from the exons CCCCGCGCCCGAGGAGCAGCCGGCGTTCCCGCGGGCGCTGTTCCGGCCGCTGGCCGTGGCCGTGTCCTGGGCCGCGCGCCCGGCCGAAGGCACCGACCAAAGCACTTTAGAgccgcggcccggccccggcgaCTCGCCGGTCAGCGCCGGCCACCGGGCCGAGCCCCCGGACGGCCGCCGGGCCGAGCCGCCGTCCGCCGAggagcagcacccccagaagGAACCAAAGCACCCGGAAGGGCTCGGCGCCGAGCGCGGCCGCGGGGGCGTCCGGCGGCCGGAGTGGAtctccaggagccccagcccgTCCTTCCCGGAGCCGCGCCCGGCGCCGGACGGAGCGGCCGGCTCGGCCTTCGGCCGGGAAGCGGCGCCGGCGTCGCGCAGAGCCAAAGCCAAAGCCTCGGAGAGCTGCCGGCGGAAAGCGGCGCCGGCCGAGCCGGAGCCGGCCGAGCCGGGCCCCGCGGCCGAGTGGACGCTGCCCGAGGCGGACGCGGTGGGCAAGCAGTCGTGGACGGTGAACGCCGAGGACTCGGTGGAGTGGCTGCTGCCGGAGCCGGCCGAGGTGCGGCCGTACGTGTGcggggtgctgctggaggagccccCCAAGGacgaggagctggagcaggacgAGGAGAACCCCAGCGTGTTCACCTGCATCGAGTGCAGCATCTACTTCCGCCGCAAGGAGCACCTGCTGGAGCACATGCTGCAGCACAACCGCGGCGCCGAGCGCGGCGCCGACGCGCCCGCCGGCCGCTGCCGCTTCTGCTGCGGCGAGTGCGGCTGGGCCTTCGCCGAGCCGGCGGCGCTGGAGCGGCACAAGAGGCTCCACCAGGAGTCCCGCGAGAAGATCATCGAGGAGATCCAGAAGCTGAACGAGTTCCCGGACGAGGGGCGCGAGGCGCGGCTGCAGTGCCCCAAATGCGTTTTCGGCACCAACTCCTCCAAGATCTTCGTGCAGCACGCCAAGATGCACGtcaaggagaggaaggagcacGCCTCCAGGAGCTCCGGCCTCTTCGGAGAGCTCCGCGACGGCGCCGGGCACGGCCTCTACAAACCCTTCCGAGCCGACGAGCTGCCGacggcggcggcgccgcccgGCAAAGCGCCGAGCGCCTGCGTCCTCTGCGGCTTCCCGGCACCCAACGAGCACATCCTCAAGGAGCACCTGAGATACGCCCACTCCCACTTCTCCTGGCAGGCCGAGAGCTTCGAGGACGATCCCAACCAGCCCGGCACCAGCCGCGATTCCTAcagccccgcccggcccgcccgcTTCGCCGACGCCGAGGTTTTCGGCAAAGCCGAGAGAAGCTTCCCGGAGCGGCTCTTCCCGCTGCCGTGCCGGGAAGGTTCCTCCTCCCTCTACGACCCCACCCCGCCCGCCTTCGCCTTGGGCCAGCCCAGGTTGGACAAGAGCGACCAAGGGGCCACCAAGAAGGAGCTTCAGGGCTTCCACCACGCCAGGAAGGCGGCGCCGTACTCCCACCAAAGTCTGCCGTCGGCCGGGTTCTCCATGTCCAAAGGCTTCTCGCACTCGgcgctgcagcagctgaggaagagAGCGGCcacccagcagctggagggcgATGGGGACAACCTCCGCGGCCACCACGCGGGCCTGGAGGAGCCGCGGCACAGGTGGGCACCCGAGGAGCTGGACCCGGGGGACGGCCGGGCCGCCGCCGGCGCCGTCACCGTCCCTCGGGCCGCGCTGGAGCTCAAGAGGACTTTCGGGGCCACCCTGAGGGCCACGGACCCGGCGGTGGCCTCGGaggagcagcggcagcagctgaggatgaCGGTGCCCGTGGTGGTCCTGGAGGAGATGAGCGCCCACCCCAGGGCCGCCAAGAGGCCGCGGGGGAAGCCCCTCAAGAAGAAGCTTTTCCCGCCGCGGGAGTTCCTGCTGGAGGAACCCCTTCCCCTGGATGTTCTCCTGCTGGACGCGCCCCTGGAGGGTCCCCTGGAgctcgaggagctgctggactCAGAGGCCACCATGCTGAAGAACGAGGAGAGGAAATGTCCCTACTGCCCCGACCGCTTCCACAACGGCATCGGCCTGGCCAACCACGTGCGCGGCCACCTCAACCGCGTCGGCGTCAGCTACAACGTGCGGCACTTCATCTCCGCCGAGGAGGTCAAGGCCATCGAGCAGAAGTTCTCCTtccagaagaagaagaaaaaaggta TGGCCAACTTCGACCCGGGCACCTTCAGCCTGATGCGCTGCGAGTTCTGCGGCGCCGGCTTCGACACGAGGGCGGGGCTGTCGAGCCACGCCCGCGCCCACCTGCGCGACTTCGGCATCACCAACTGGGAGCTGACCGTGTCCCCCATCCACATCCTCAAGGAGCTCCTGGCCACCGCCCCCGAGCACCCGGCGCTGCTGCGCGCCATCGGGCCCTCGCCGGGCCGCGAGCTCCAGCGGGACCTCCACGCCGACCTCCACGCCGACCTCCACCCCGACCTCCACCCGGATCTCCACCTGGATCTCCATCAGGATCTCCATCAGGATCTCCATCATGATCTCCATCAGGATTTCCACCATGATCTCCACCATGATCTGCACCGGGATCTGCACCGGGATCTGCCGAAATCGGCGCCGTTCCCGCCGCCCTGGGGGGacgagctcctgcagccctaCAGGGATG TGCTGGCTCCCGACGAGGACGAGTTGGTGGCCATGGAAGTGACATCCCCTCCCCccatccccaaaaaatcctcgAGCTCGGCGCTggagccgcccccgccccgcctcGGGACCAAGCTcagcccggagccccccggcAGCAAAGCCGAGCCCCAGGATGCCAAAG cctCCAGCCTGACCACCTGCGAGGTGTGCGGCGCCTGCTTCGAGACGCGCAAGGGGCTCTCCAGCCACGCCCGCTCCCACCTGCGCCAGCTGGGCGTGGCCGAGTCCGAGAGCTCGGGGGCTCCCATCGACCTCCTGTACGAGCTGGTGCGCCACAAGCCCAAGGCCGAGGGCCCCGCGCTGGCCAAGAAATCGGCCGGCGGCTCCCCCAAGGAGCCGGcggcgccgcgcccgccgctgctgctgctgcccaagcccGAGGGCGCCCTCAACAAGGCCATCAAGTCCCCGCCGGGTTTCGCCAAGGCCCTGGGCCGGCCGGGCTCGCCCGCGCTCCGCAAGGTgccggcggcgctgccgggCTCGCCCAAGGcgggggaggagaagggggcCAAGCTGGCGCTGAGCCCCCTGCCCGCCGAGGGCAAGTGGGCGCCCGAGGAGGACGGGCCGCTCAACCTCA CCTCGGGCTCGGAGCCGTGCCGCGACATCCGCTGCGAGTTCTGCGGGGAGTTCTTTGAGAACCGCAAGGGGCTCTCGAGCCACGCGCGCTCGCACCTGCGCCAGATGGGCGTGACCGAGTGGTACGTGAACGGCTCCCCCATCGACACCCTGCGCGAGATCCTCACCCGCCGCCGCTCGGGCCACCCCAAGCCCCTGGCCAAGAGCCTGCTGGGCGGGCTGGCCCCGCTGGAGCCGCCGCGGGCGCCGCCCGAGCTGCACCTGCCCGGGCTGGCCAAGAAGGTGCCGGCGCCGCTGAGCCCCCCGGGGCCGGCCCCCGGCGCCGCCTCGCCGCCGCCCACGGCCAGGAAGATGTTCCCGGGGCTCTCGGCGCCCTCCCTGCAGAAGAAGCTCAAGCAGGACCAGCTCAGGGTGGAGATCAAGCGGGAGCTGatggctgggggaggaggaggaggaggaggagccggGATCCATCCCGGGGAGGCGCCGGCGCCGCCGGACCCGGCCTGGGCAGCGCACGAGGAGATGGCGCCGCTCAACCTCT cctcccggGCAGACCCGGTGTGCGACATCCGCTGGCTGGGGGCTCATCCCgaggattttggggagctcATCCttgtgattttggggtgctcaTCCCGAGGATTTTGGGATGCTCTGAGCTCATCCAGGAATTTAGGGACCCAAGATCCCATCCCAAGGGATTCCTTCCCTCTCTAA